In Juglans microcarpa x Juglans regia isolate MS1-56 chromosome 8D, Jm3101_v1.0, whole genome shotgun sequence, the following are encoded in one genomic region:
- the LOC121243301 gene encoding E3 ubiquitin ligase BIG BROTHER-related: MEKEEETKECSERIIPFTPLEQVHSDFALAITLQEQERAFAMLTTIESTSEEDEEEESDFSDSYHDDIEYLGAELEFPEEEDSNSDEEMDEDDGLDIDELSYEDMIALGEFIGEEKRGLSTSEIPKCLSACKYQSMEIKTGIDRCVVCQVEYEEGETLVALHCEHPYHAECISKWLQVKKICPICSTEVSPVPNIAKTT, translated from the coding sequence ATGGAGAAAGAGGAGGAGACCAAAGAATGTTCCGAGAGAATCATCCCCTTCACCCCGCTTGAACAAGTTCACTCGGATTTCGCTTTAGCAATCACTTTGCAGGAACAGGAGAGAGCCTTTGCAATGCTCACGACCATCGAAAGTACAagtgaagaagacgaagaagaagaaagtgatttttctgACAGTTATCATGATGATATTGAATACCTTGGAGCCGAACTTGAGTTCCCTGAGGAAGAAGATAGCAACAGCGATGAAGAAATGGATGAAGATGATGGTCTAGACATAGATGAACTATCTTATGAGGATATGATAGCACTAGGAGAGTTTataggagaagagaagagaggctTATCGACGAGCGAAATCCCCAAGTGCTTAAGTGCCTGCAAGTATCAGTCTATGGAGATCAAAACCGGCATTGATCGGTGTGTTGTTTGTCAGGTTGAGTATGAAGAAGGTGAAACCCTAGTTGCTCTTCATTGTGAACATCCATATCATGCAGAGTGTATAAGCAAATGGCTTCAAGTTAAGAAGATTTGTCCAATATGCAGCACAGAAGTTTCACCAGTACCCAACATAGCTAAGACAACCTAG